The following are encoded together in the Perca fluviatilis chromosome 23, GENO_Pfluv_1.0, whole genome shotgun sequence genome:
- the snrpf gene encoding small nuclear ribonucleoprotein F translates to MSLPLNPKPFLNGLTGKPVMVKLKWGMEYKGYLVSVDGYMNMQLANTEEYVDGALAGHLGEVLVRCNNVLYIRGVEEEEEDGEMRE, encoded by the exons ATG AGTTTACCTTTGAACCCAAAGCCATTCTTGAACGGCCTGACAGGCAAGCCGGTGATGGTGAAACTGAAGTGGGGTATGGAGTACAAGGGCTACCTGGTGTCTGTGGATGGATACATGAATATGCAG CTGGCAAACACAGAAGAGTATGTGGATGGAGCATTGGCGGGTCATCTTGGTGAAGTGCTTGTCAG GTGCAATAATGTTTTGTACATCAGAGGtgtagaagaagaggaggaagatggaGAAATGAGGGAGTGA